The proteins below come from a single Faecalibaculum rodentium genomic window:
- a CDS encoding glycosyltransferase, translating to MSGLEKRPGILTMLLAAAGTMPLLRLTHFLGSSVSPLVQYVLLFSLSFVLGTVIYGILRILNDSGSRRRSRPENRWGSVAETLVLCAVCCWALRQLSVPMGLCIVLFCVQFVVSRMIRQYLSRNRPAYPTYANIQKPVPGHSVRRGVIILSVYVSLLYLFWRILFTVPAGKGIPAVVFAVLLLVCETMDIADSILNNQIVSRRAAYPLPETGEGEIWPEVDVFVATYNESRTLLYKTLHGCLNMEYPDPSRVHIYLCDDGNRPEIRKLAQDLQVGYLTRTSRAGAKAGNLNNALKHTASPLVVTFDADMIPRRDFLKKTIPYFMHAQRRNAGLPEEEQIPLGFVQTPQAFYNEDLFQHHLYKENLTGNEQDYFFREIQPAKTASNSVIYAGSNTVISRAALEAVGGFFTKAITEDFATGLLIEGNGYVSLALPEPLAFGLSPEDFPSLIQQRIRWARGVINVLYQINIFFTNRFSAGQKISYGTAIFFWIRSCIRMVYLVVPILAAFFRIPFVDSAIGPMLCFWVPYLIMQYVFEFAMTGSRRSSPWTNIYETVLCPFLAGPVLLEILGISLKTFKVTDKDKERGTHFSWRYMLPFLVLTLLDAAGLLAALLDLFHGGSSGGVVTLFWLGYNFILLCICLLFVLGRKNETKVGLRKSVISCELSLPEDGEVLKGVVVGLSEQEMDVVFHGASAFPCDSTPCQIRLETDTGMTVVTAVCTGSQMQKGLTVTRFVIREFPDLNQFLSLLYDRDLAYESRQRQLFLSPALLQILKQRFQDR from the coding sequence TTGTCCGGACTTGAAAAAAGACCGGGGATTCTGACCATGCTGCTGGCGGCAGCCGGTACCATGCCGCTGCTTCGGCTCACGCATTTCTTGGGATCGTCTGTATCGCCTCTGGTGCAGTATGTTCTGCTCTTCAGTCTTTCCTTTGTGCTGGGAACTGTGATTTACGGGATCCTCCGGATCCTGAACGATTCAGGCAGCCGCCGCAGAAGCCGGCCGGAAAACCGGTGGGGTTCCGTTGCGGAAACCCTGGTCCTGTGCGCTGTCTGCTGCTGGGCGCTGCGGCAGCTCTCTGTGCCCATGGGGCTGTGCATTGTCCTGTTCTGTGTTCAGTTTGTGGTCAGCCGAATGATCCGTCAGTATCTTTCCCGGAACAGGCCGGCTTATCCAACCTATGCCAATATCCAGAAACCGGTTCCGGGACACAGCGTGCGGCGGGGTGTGATAATCCTTTCAGTCTATGTTTCACTGCTGTATCTGTTCTGGCGGATTCTGTTCACAGTCCCGGCCGGGAAGGGGATACCGGCTGTTGTCTTCGCCGTGCTGCTTCTTGTATGCGAGACGATGGACATTGCGGATTCCATTCTGAACAATCAGATTGTCAGCCGAAGGGCCGCCTACCCCCTGCCGGAAACCGGGGAAGGCGAGATCTGGCCTGAGGTGGATGTGTTTGTGGCGACTTACAATGAAAGCCGGACACTGCTCTACAAAACCCTTCATGGCTGCCTGAACATGGAGTATCCCGATCCTTCCCGGGTCCATATTTACCTGTGTGATGACGGCAACCGCCCGGAAATCCGAAAGCTTGCCCAGGATCTTCAGGTGGGATACCTGACCAGAACCTCGCGGGCAGGCGCCAAAGCCGGCAATCTGAACAATGCCCTGAAGCATACCGCCTCTCCGCTGGTTGTGACCTTTGACGCCGATATGATTCCCCGGCGGGATTTTCTGAAGAAAACCATTCCATATTTCATGCATGCACAAAGGCGCAATGCCGGTCTTCCTGAAGAAGAGCAGATCCCCCTGGGGTTTGTACAGACCCCTCAGGCGTTTTACAACGAAGATCTGTTTCAGCATCATCTGTACAAGGAGAACCTGACAGGCAACGAACAGGATTATTTTTTCCGGGAGATCCAGCCGGCCAAAACCGCATCCAACAGCGTGATTTACGCCGGGAGCAACACAGTGATCAGCCGGGCGGCACTGGAAGCTGTGGGGGGATTCTTCACGAAAGCCATCACGGAAGACTTTGCCACAGGTCTGCTGATCGAAGGAAACGGGTATGTTTCTCTGGCTTTGCCGGAACCCCTGGCGTTTGGTCTGTCCCCCGAAGATTTTCCCTCTCTGATCCAGCAGCGGATCCGCTGGGCCAGGGGAGTGATCAATGTCCTGTACCAGATCAATATTTTCTTTACGAACCGGTTCTCGGCAGGACAGAAAATCAGTTATGGAACCGCGATCTTTTTCTGGATCCGCAGCTGCATCCGGATGGTGTATCTGGTGGTTCCGATCCTTGCGGCATTTTTCCGGATTCCGTTTGTGGACAGTGCCATCGGTCCAATGCTCTGTTTCTGGGTTCCCTATCTGATTATGCAGTATGTGTTTGAATTCGCCATGACCGGTTCCAGACGCAGCAGCCCATGGACAAACATTTACGAAACCGTGCTGTGCCCGTTCCTCGCCGGCCCTGTGCTCCTGGAGATTCTGGGTATTTCCCTGAAAACCTTCAAAGTCACTGACAAGGACAAGGAAAGAGGAACCCACTTCTCCTGGCGGTACATGCTTCCGTTTCTGGTCCTGACACTGCTGGATGCAGCCGGACTGCTTGCTGCCCTGCTGGATCTTTTCCACGGCGGCAGTTCAGGTGGGGTGGTGACACTGTTCTGGCTTGGGTACAATTTCATTCTTCTGTGTATCTGCCTGCTGTTTGTGCTTGGCCGAAAGAATGAAACAAAGGTGGGACTGCGAAAATCCGTCATCTCCTGTGAGCTTTCTCTTCCAGAAGATGGGGAGGTTCTCAAGGGGGTGGTCGTGGGACTCAGTGAACAGGAAATGGATGTGGTGTTCCACGGTGCTTCCGCCTTTCCCTGCGACAGCACACCGTGTCAAATCCGGCTGGAAACCGATACCGGCATGACGGTTGTAACTGCAGTCTGCACAGGCAGCCAGATGCAGAAAGGCCTCACGGTGACCCGGTTTGTGATCCGGGAATTCCCGGATCTGAATCAGTTTCTCTCCCTGTTGTATGACCGGGACCTGGCTTATGAATCCCGGCAGCGGCAGCTGTTCCTGTCTCCTGCCCTTCTGCAGATCCTGAAGCAGCGGTTTCAGGACCGGTGA
- a CDS encoding dipeptidase has protein sequence MTNGNRHTTADLRFVDLHCDTISETRDHPDADHHITLEKLECGGVILQCFALFTDLASYPEPEKRAFELYGTYRTFLQANRSRIVPVLTWQDFITLRQKNLIGGLLTLEEGDVVFGDLGFLDTWYELGVRMITLTWNHPNRIAGPQGLTEFGKAYIRRMEELGIVVDVSHLNDNAFWDVCRIASRPFIASHSNARSLCNVSRNLTDDMIRAVADHGGVIGLNFYARFLKEDGEDYSEVEEMIRHIRHIMEVGGEDVIALGSDFDGITSRLELKDAAGLHRLTDRMLKAGFTKDQVEKFSHENAERVFREILTDRSEPLQDVY, from the coding sequence ATGACCAATGGCAACCGCCATACCACAGCAGATCTGCGCTTTGTGGACCTGCACTGTGACACGATTTCAGAGACCCGGGATCATCCGGATGCAGACCACCACATTACCCTGGAAAAACTGGAGTGCGGCGGGGTCATACTGCAGTGCTTTGCCCTGTTTACAGATCTGGCTTCTTATCCGGAGCCGGAAAAGAGAGCCTTCGAACTGTATGGAACCTATCGCACGTTTCTGCAGGCCAATCGCAGCCGGATCGTGCCAGTGCTCACCTGGCAGGATTTCATCACGCTTCGTCAGAAAAATCTGATCGGCGGTCTGCTGACACTGGAAGAAGGAGATGTAGTTTTCGGAGATCTGGGGTTTCTGGATACCTGGTATGAACTGGGAGTCAGGATGATCACCCTGACCTGGAACCACCCCAACCGGATTGCCGGACCTCAGGGACTGACTGAGTTTGGAAAAGCGTACATCCGGCGTATGGAGGAGCTGGGGATCGTGGTGGATGTGTCCCATCTCAACGACAACGCCTTTTGGGATGTATGCCGCATTGCTTCCAGGCCATTCATAGCGAGTCACTCCAATGCCCGCAGTCTGTGCAATGTCAGCCGGAACCTGACAGATGACATGATCCGGGCTGTGGCGGATCACGGCGGGGTGATTGGTCTGAACTTCTATGCCCGGTTTCTTAAGGAAGACGGTGAAGACTATTCCGAGGTGGAAGAAATGATTCGTCATATCCGCCATATCATGGAAGTGGGAGGCGAAGATGTGATTGCGCTGGGATCGGACTTTGACGGCATCACCTCCCGCCTGGAACTGAAGGATGCTGCCGGACTCCACAGGCTGACAGACCGGATGCTGAAAGCAGGCTTCACCAAAGACCAGGTGGAAAAGTTTTCCCACGAAAATGCGGAACGGGTATTCCGGGAGATTCTCACAGACCGCTCAGAGCCCCTGCAGGACGTATACTGA
- a CDS encoding tyrosine-protein phosphatase produces the protein MESIALTDINGIRHVYEPDDILWFFEETRPGLVRIINTERQLATFALDSRQTAVLKKELKASGSPIWFGAFQGERLPLNKLPNTRGLGGLSAGSSAVIGHHELIRSGALHDATPHDVEYLTGTMGLKTIIDLRTDLEIAAKPDPAIPGVQWVHVPLLDTWEYEEIGLRTLTESGLEEMRNQGPEMMVRLYRKIVGAPEGIRGLKKFFQILLAKRSGSVLWHCTQGKDRTGVAAAILERILGCDAQVVEQDYLQTNPCLHMQEDQTEAWLTKKLHLSQKTARDFSFLFEARPEFLQAAWDIIDTEFGGFAAYLENQLGLDQEKQAQLKRMYTC, from the coding sequence GTGGAGAGCATTGCATTGACAGACATCAATGGAATCCGGCATGTATATGAGCCGGATGATATTCTCTGGTTTTTTGAGGAAACCAGGCCAGGCCTTGTGCGGATCATAAACACGGAAAGGCAGCTGGCAACGTTTGCCCTGGATTCCAGGCAGACAGCCGTATTGAAAAAGGAACTGAAGGCTTCCGGATCGCCGATCTGGTTCGGTGCTTTTCAGGGCGAGAGACTTCCTTTGAACAAACTGCCAAATACACGGGGGCTTGGAGGTCTTTCAGCGGGAAGCAGCGCGGTGATTGGACATCATGAGCTGATCCGTTCCGGGGCTCTTCATGATGCCACACCGCATGATGTGGAATATCTGACAGGAACCATGGGGCTGAAAACAATCATTGACCTCCGGACGGATCTGGAGATCGCTGCAAAACCCGATCCTGCCATTCCAGGGGTACAGTGGGTTCATGTACCGCTGCTTGATACCTGGGAGTACGAGGAAATCGGGCTGCGGACTCTGACGGAGTCAGGGCTGGAGGAAATGCGGAATCAGGGACCGGAAATGATGGTCCGGCTTTACAGGAAAATTGTAGGTGCACCGGAAGGAATCCGCGGACTGAAGAAATTTTTCCAGATTCTCCTGGCAAAGCGCAGCGGTTCTGTTTTGTGGCACTGCACACAGGGCAAAGACCGGACAGGTGTTGCAGCGGCGATTCTGGAGCGGATCCTGGGCTGTGATGCACAGGTGGTGGAACAGGATTACCTTCAGACCAATCCCTGTCTTCATATGCAGGAAGACCAGACCGAAGCCTGGCTGACGAAGAAACTGCATCTGTCACAGAAGACTGCCAGGGACTTCAGCTTCTTGTTTGAAGCCCGTCCGGAGTTCCTTCAGGCTGCGTGGGATATTATAGATACAGAATTTGGCGGATTTGCTGCCTACCTGGAGAATCAGCTGGGTCTCGATCAGGAGAAGCAGGCACAGCTGAAACGCATGTACACCTGTTGA
- a CDS encoding sugar phosphate nucleotidyltransferase, protein MNTALVIMAAGLGSRYEGGIKQITPVGPSGEIIIDYSVHDALKAGFNRIIFVIRKDIEKDFREAIGSRMEKLAGQVGAEICYAYQALDDIPGSVPAGRTKPWGTGQAVLAAKAWLDLPYMVINADDYYGVDAFSTVHEFLVHNHDDQAVAGFILKNTLSANGGVTRGIIKVDPEGFVTDIAETKDIRQEGDHAVAAGGQILPLDAHVSMNMWGFQPAYTALLEKGFADFLDHMKDPMTDEFLLPIFTNDLIHEDKVKVRVLESHDRWFGITYKEDLPQVLKDFRTLYDQGVYSQDLYSDIKHQ, encoded by the coding sequence ATGAATACAGCACTGGTGATCATGGCCGCCGGACTCGGCAGCCGGTACGAAGGCGGGATCAAGCAGATCACACCGGTTGGTCCATCCGGGGAAATCATCATTGATTATTCGGTCCATGATGCGCTGAAAGCCGGATTCAACCGGATCATCTTTGTGATTCGAAAGGATATTGAGAAGGACTTCCGGGAAGCCATTGGCAGTCGGATGGAGAAACTTGCAGGTCAGGTGGGCGCTGAAATCTGTTATGCCTATCAGGCACTGGATGATATCCCCGGTTCTGTTCCGGCAGGGCGAACGAAACCCTGGGGGACAGGACAGGCCGTACTGGCGGCCAAAGCCTGGCTGGATCTGCCGTATATGGTCATCAATGCGGATGACTACTACGGAGTCGATGCCTTCAGCACAGTGCATGAGTTTCTGGTTCATAACCATGATGATCAGGCAGTGGCCGGGTTTATCCTGAAGAACACACTGTCTGCCAACGGTGGTGTGACCCGGGGCATCATCAAGGTGGATCCCGAAGGGTTTGTCACGGATATTGCGGAAACAAAAGACATTCGCCAGGAGGGGGATCACGCAGTGGCAGCCGGCGGGCAGATCCTGCCGCTGGATGCACATGTGTCCATGAATATGTGGGGATTCCAGCCAGCTTATACTGCATTGCTGGAGAAAGGATTTGCGGATTTCCTGGATCACATGAAAGACCCGATGACGGATGAATTCCTGCTTCCGATTTTCACCAACGATCTGATTCATGAAGACAAAGTAAAGGTACGGGTCCTGGAAAGTCACGACCGGTGGTTTGGGATCACTTACAAGGAAGACCTGCCACAGGTTCTGAAGGATTTCAGAACGCTGTATGACCAGGGGGTATACAGCCAGGATCTCTATTCGGATATTAAGCATCAATAA
- a CDS encoding PHP domain-containing protein, protein MRPDTDGHVHLENGPLSVDYVWEFVNAAADKGLKHLQILDHTHRFYEFAPMYRDVIEADPRQKAWFEKKQVNSIQDYIDLIEACRQEEFPIDVTFGLEVCWADFRKDFLKDRLSVYPWDFLVGSVHSVQGRLYDMDGWSREILWDVEPSEWIYRQYYDQLASAITSGLFTQIGHPDVVKMYQYDPGYDLQEEYDRISCLANEYSVMLEENTGASYRYGHPDAGLAPAFRETARRAGAKTITASDAHWPGHVGMNFDRLEDR, encoded by the coding sequence ATGAGGCCTGATACCGACGGTCACGTCCATCTGGAAAACGGTCCACTGAGTGTGGACTATGTCTGGGAATTTGTCAATGCGGCAGCGGACAAAGGTCTGAAGCATCTCCAGATCCTGGACCATACGCACCGTTTCTATGAATTCGCTCCGATGTACAGGGATGTCATTGAGGCAGATCCGCGTCAGAAAGCCTGGTTTGAAAAGAAACAGGTCAATTCCATTCAGGACTACATCGATCTGATTGAAGCCTGCAGACAGGAAGAGTTTCCAATTGACGTGACATTCGGGCTGGAGGTCTGCTGGGCGGATTTTCGGAAGGATTTTCTCAAGGACCGGCTGTCTGTCTACCCGTGGGATTTTCTGGTGGGAAGCGTCCATTCCGTGCAGGGACGACTGTATGATATGGATGGCTGGAGCCGCGAAATCCTCTGGGATGTGGAACCATCGGAATGGATTTACCGGCAATACTATGACCAGCTGGCATCGGCCATCACGAGTGGGCTTTTTACCCAGATCGGGCATCCGGATGTGGTCAAAATGTATCAGTATGATCCGGGGTATGACCTGCAGGAAGAATATGACCGCATCAGCTGCCTTGCGAACGAATACAGTGTAATGCTGGAGGAGAACACAGGCGCCAGCTATCGATATGGCCATCCGGACGCGGGACTGGCCCCTGCTTTCAGGGAAACCGCCAGGCGTGCCGGAGCCAAGACCATTACAGCCAGTGACGCCCACTGGCCCGGTCACGTGGGAATGAACTTTGACAGGCTGGAGGACCGCTAA
- a CDS encoding phosphoglycerate dehydrogenase, translating to MYTIKLYNNIAQKGLDQFTEAFEVGEHLGDEDAIVVRSANLHDLEYGKNLKAIARAGAGVNNIDLPACSERGIVVFNTPGANANAVKELVFAGLLLASRDIYHGIEWCKTQTDNPNLGKDVEKQKKKYAGNELTGKTLGVIGLGAIGIEVANLAMRFGMNVKGYDPYISVDNAWKMSKWIEHAKDLKELYKDADFVTLHLPLMDSTKNTIDREAISQMKDGVKILNFARGGLVNDDDLLEALDSGKVALYVTDFPSAKLAAHDKVIPIPHLGASTEESEENCAVKAAQEVMDYLQYGNITNSVNMPNVSASMSTPYRVAVFHVNKPKMISRITDAFAQEDANIENLINKSRDQIAYTMLDLDAQPSTDALDKIRGLDGVIRVEVYEA from the coding sequence ATGTATACCATTAAGCTTTACAACAACATTGCGCAGAAAGGCCTGGATCAGTTCACCGAGGCGTTCGAGGTCGGAGAACATCTGGGGGATGAAGATGCCATTGTGGTCCGCAGTGCAAACCTGCATGATCTGGAGTATGGCAAAAACCTGAAAGCCATTGCCCGTGCAGGCGCCGGTGTCAACAACATCGATCTGCCGGCGTGCAGTGAGCGGGGTATCGTGGTGTTCAACACACCGGGCGCCAATGCCAATGCAGTCAAGGAACTGGTGTTCGCCGGTCTTCTGCTTGCCAGCCGCGATATCTATCACGGCATTGAATGGTGCAAGACGCAGACAGACAACCCAAATCTTGGCAAGGATGTGGAAAAGCAGAAAAAGAAATATGCCGGCAATGAGCTGACGGGCAAGACACTGGGTGTCATCGGCCTGGGTGCCATCGGCATTGAGGTGGCCAACCTGGCCATGCGGTTTGGCATGAATGTCAAAGGGTATGATCCCTATATATCGGTGGACAATGCCTGGAAGATGTCCAAGTGGATCGAACATGCAAAGGACCTGAAGGAGCTCTACAAGGACGCGGACTTCGTGACCCTTCACCTGCCCCTGATGGATTCCACAAAAAACACCATTGACAGGGAAGCCATCAGCCAGATGAAGGATGGCGTAAAAATCCTGAACTTCGCGCGCGGTGGACTTGTTAATGACGATGACCTCCTGGAAGCGCTTGATTCCGGCAAGGTTGCGCTGTATGTCACGGATTTCCCCAGTGCCAAACTGGCTGCACATGACAAAGTGATCCCGATCCCCCATCTGGGTGCCAGCACGGAGGAATCCGAGGAGAACTGTGCAGTCAAGGCCGCGCAGGAAGTCATGGACTATCTGCAGTATGGAAACATCACCAACTCGGTGAACATGCCCAATGTCAGTGCTTCCATGTCCACACCCTACCGTGTGGCGGTATTCCATGTAAACAAACCGAAGATGATTTCCCGCATCACCGATGCATTTGCACAGGAAGATGCCAACATCGAAAACCTGATCAACAAGTCCAGAGATCAGATCGCGTATACGATGCTGGACCTGGATGCACAGCCCAGTACCGATGCCCTGGACAAAATCCGCGGTCTGGACGGCGTGATCCGTGTGGAAGTGTATGAGGCCTGA
- the serC gene encoding 3-phosphoserine/phosphohydroxythreonine transaminase has protein sequence MSKVYNFSAGPACLPEWVLKRAAEEMLDANGSGMSVMEMSHRSSDFENILNGAKDRLRRLMNIPEDYEILFLQGGGSLQFDMIPMNFLKNGADVINTGQWTKKAIKEHEKFGKTHIAASSAEDNFTYIPKITNEDLDPDTDYVYICENNTIYGTKYKELPPHDGKRLIADLSSCILSEPVDVTKYDMIFAGAQKNIGPAGVTLVIIKKDMIEDRPDLPTMLSYKTHADANSLYNTPPCYGIYMCGLMFEYLEDVIGGLENMQKINERKAKKLYDYIDSSKLYSNPVAVEDRSLMNVPFVTGNKELDAKFVKEAKEAGLVNVKGHRTVGGMRASIYNSMPEEGVDALIDFMKKFEEENA, from the coding sequence ATGTCAAAAGTTTACAATTTTTCAGCCGGACCTGCCTGCCTGCCTGAATGGGTGCTGAAACGGGCCGCGGAAGAAATGCTTGATGCCAACGGAAGCGGCATGAGTGTGATGGAGATGTCCCACCGGTCCTCTGACTTCGAAAATATCCTGAACGGCGCAAAGGACAGACTGCGCCGGCTTATGAATATCCCGGAAGACTACGAAATCCTGTTTCTGCAGGGCGGAGGCAGCCTTCAGTTCGACATGATTCCGATGAACTTCCTGAAAAATGGCGCAGATGTGATCAATACAGGTCAGTGGACCAAGAAAGCCATCAAGGAACACGAAAAGTTCGGTAAAACACACATCGCAGCATCCAGCGCTGAAGACAACTTCACCTACATCCCCAAAATCACGAACGAGGATCTGGACCCTGATACCGATTATGTATATATCTGTGAAAACAACACGATTTATGGAACCAAGTACAAGGAGCTCCCTCCGCATGACGGCAAGCGCCTGATTGCGGACCTGTCTTCCTGCATTCTTTCCGAACCCGTGGATGTGACAAAATACGACATGATTTTTGCCGGTGCCCAGAAAAACATCGGCCCTGCAGGCGTAACACTGGTCATCATCAAAAAGGATATGATTGAAGACCGTCCCGACCTGCCGACCATGCTGTCCTACAAAACACATGCAGATGCCAACTCCCTGTACAACACACCTCCCTGCTACGGCATTTATATGTGCGGACTGATGTTCGAGTACCTGGAAGACGTGATTGGCGGCCTGGAAAACATGCAGAAAATCAATGAACGCAAGGCGAAAAAGCTGTATGACTACATTGACAGCTCGAAGCTGTACTCCAACCCTGTTGCCGTGGAAGACCGGTCACTGATGAACGTGCCCTTTGTGACCGGCAACAAGGAGCTGGATGCGAAGTTTGTCAAGGAAGCAAAAGAAGCCGGGCTGGTCAACGTGAAGGGTCACCGCACAGTTGGCGGCATGCGCGCTTCCATTTACAACTCCATGCCGGAGGAAGGCGTGGATGCACTGATTGATTTCATGAAGAAGTTTGAAGAGGAGAATGCCTGA
- the ltrA gene encoding group II intron reverse transcriptase/maturase produces the protein MPRMIERIAHPANLETACRKVKANKGSAGVDGMGAEELSGYMEAHKEEISNGLLKGTYKPQPARRVYIPKPNGKKRPLGIPTVVDRVIQQAVSQQLSQVYEPVFSEYSYGFRPDRSAQQAVLQAMVYLNEGYDWIVDLDIEKFFDRVNQDKLISIIREQMNESEVLGLIRKFLKAGVMENGVKQKTEEGTPQGGPLSPLLANIYLDKFDKELEKRGLRFVRYADDCIIFTKSEKAAHRVMASVISWLKRKLFLTASAEKTRVVRPTKGKFPGFTFWKGSDGWKCRPHDDSKKRLKEKIRSVTVRRKAAAIPLAVTFTRINQIVRGWINYYRIGAMSMWLKETFGPWMRHRVRVVILKQWKHRGTIFTNLWKLNGRISHPFPKSYVFAQSMTHCGWYRLGNNEVVNMILNPHILSLKRKDRPGLVDPWKYYSCA, from the coding sequence ATGCCGAGAATGATCGAGAGGATCGCACATCCCGCCAATCTGGAAACAGCCTGCAGGAAGGTGAAAGCCAACAAAGGCAGTGCCGGAGTCGATGGGATGGGGGCGGAAGAACTGTCCGGATACATGGAGGCTCACAAGGAGGAGATCAGTAATGGTCTGCTGAAAGGGACCTATAAGCCCCAGCCTGCAAGAAGGGTCTATATCCCCAAACCAAACGGGAAGAAAAGGCCCCTGGGCATCCCCACAGTCGTTGACAGGGTGATCCAGCAGGCAGTGAGTCAGCAGTTGTCGCAAGTCTATGAGCCAGTATTCAGCGAATACAGCTATGGATTCCGACCGGACAGGAGTGCCCAGCAGGCGGTCCTGCAAGCCATGGTCTACCTGAACGAAGGATATGACTGGATCGTGGATCTGGACATAGAGAAGTTCTTTGACCGGGTGAATCAGGACAAGCTGATCTCCATCATCCGGGAACAGATGAATGAATCCGAAGTACTGGGACTCATTCGGAAATTCCTGAAAGCAGGAGTGATGGAGAATGGCGTGAAGCAGAAAACAGAGGAAGGAACGCCTCAGGGTGGCCCGCTGTCCCCGCTTCTGGCCAATATCTATCTGGACAAGTTCGACAAGGAGCTTGAAAAGAGAGGACTGCGATTCGTGAGGTATGCGGATGACTGCATCATCTTCACGAAGAGCGAAAAGGCGGCACACCGTGTGATGGCCAGTGTGATCAGCTGGCTGAAGCGGAAGCTGTTCCTGACAGCCAGCGCTGAGAAAACCAGAGTAGTGAGACCAACCAAAGGAAAGTTCCCTGGGTTCACATTCTGGAAAGGCAGCGATGGATGGAAGTGCAGGCCGCATGATGACAGCAAGAAACGCCTGAAGGAGAAGATCAGGAGCGTGACTGTCCGCAGAAAAGCGGCGGCCATACCGCTGGCGGTCACATTCACGAGGATCAACCAGATCGTACGGGGATGGATCAACTACTACCGAATCGGTGCGATGAGTATGTGGCTGAAGGAAACATTTGGCCCATGGATGAGGCACCGGGTGAGGGTAGTGATCCTGAAGCAGTGGAAGCACAGGGGAACGATTTTCACCAACCTGTGGAAGCTCAATGGACGGATCAGCCACCCATTTCCCAAGTCATATGTCTTTGCGCAGAGCATGACGCACTGCGGCTGGTACAGACTGGGAAACAACGAAGTGGTGAATATGATCCTGAACCCGCACATTCTCTCGTTGAAAAGAAAGGATCGGCCTGGACTGGTCGATCCCTGGAAATACTACTCTTGTGCATAA
- the smpB gene encoding SsrA-binding protein SmpB: protein MSKEKTIAVNRKARHEYDLFDRYECGLVLQGTEIKSIRQGKVNLKDSYVSIRQGQAVIKGMHISPYAFGNRFNHDETRDRSLLLHKREILKLDQATRIKGYTLVPVRLYLSKGLAKLEVALAKGRDLHDKRENAKARDAKREIEKAMKSRIRN from the coding sequence ATGAGCAAAGAAAAAACCATTGCGGTCAACCGCAAAGCAAGACACGAATATGACCTCTTTGACCGGTATGAGTGCGGCCTGGTGCTTCAGGGAACGGAAATCAAGTCCATCCGCCAGGGCAAGGTGAACTTGAAGGACAGCTATGTATCCATCCGCCAAGGGCAGGCTGTGATCAAGGGGATGCATATTTCCCCCTATGCCTTTGGAAACCGGTTCAATCACGATGAGACACGGGACCGCAGTCTGCTGCTGCACAAGCGGGAGATCCTGAAGCTGGATCAGGCGACACGGATCAAGGGATATACGCTGGTTCCTGTGCGTCTGTATCTGTCAAAGGGGCTGGCAAAGCTGGAAGTGGCGCTGGCAAAGGGCCGGGACCTGCATGACAAGCGGGAAAACGCCAAGGCCAGGGATGCGAAGCGTGAAATCGAGAAAGCCATGAAGAGCCGGATCCGGAACTGA